A single Lolium perenne isolate Kyuss_39 chromosome 6, Kyuss_2.0, whole genome shotgun sequence DNA region contains:
- the LOC127305188 gene encoding F-box/LRR-repeat protein 14 gives MEDLPEPLLADILTRITRASDLNSLSLVSKQLYTFEGEHRDAICIGCGLNPATEALTSLLSRFSNLSKVEINYSGWTPSHGEQFNEHCLSVLSSQCPLLSDLTLSFCSNIQDASMAYLARCTKLRCLKLISAPAISWCGLSLVAVVCKHLSVLHLVDCIAVSVDGWLAYLGRHGSLEELVVKDCKEISQYDLLKFGPGWQKLQKFEFEINGNYWMPMSLDPSYVPGYPYGYEICCENLKDLRLAHIITEPEIGLRFLLGKCKALETLCLEYVIGLDESEMIALFQRCSNLKSISLWLMPLHCHSVNHGFQFRTPLTNGSLEALALSCPMLEVVELTFTFCDPDWPTEIGFTQKGILTLMQSCPIRSLVLNGASIFYNSGMKGLSSCQFLQTLEIVDCMSLTDAGLDFVIQAPRLSNLTLRKCNNVTDNGIAALACSGKLESLTVIGCRQISQEGVHGAAKSVRYSADTESHDSLKGMKVQCPGD, from the coding sequence ATGGAGGATCTCCCGGAGCCACTGCTTGCAGATATCCTCACGAGGATTACCAGGGCAAGCGATCTTAATTCTCTTTCCCTCGTGTCGAAGCAGCTCTACACCTTTGAAGGGGAGCATAGGGATGCTATCTGCATTGGCTGTGGACTTAACCCTGCAACAGAAGCCTTGACATCACTGCTCTCCCGATTCTCCAATCTGTCTAAAGTAGAGATCAATTACTCTGGTTGGACGCCCAGCCACGGGGAGCAGTTCAACGAACATTGCCTCTCTGTGTTATCATCTCAATGTCCCTTGCTGTCTGATCTCACCTTAAGCTTTTGCTCAAACATCCAGGATGCTAGTATGGCTTATCTGGCTCGTTGCACAAAGTTGAGATGCCTCAAGCTTATCAGCGCACCCGCAATAAGTTGGTGTGGCCTTTCTTTGGTGGCGGTTGTTTGCAAACATCTTTCTGTTCTCCACCTTGTTGACTGTATAGCAGTATCTGTTGATGGGTGGCTAGCGTACCTTGGTAGACATGGATCATTGGAAGAATTAGTGGTGAAGGATTGCAAAGAAATCAGCCAATATGACCTCCTAAAGTTTGGTCCAGGATGGCAAAAGCTCCAGAAGTTTGAGTTCGAAATTAATGGAAATTACTGGATGCCTATGTCCCTTGACCCCTCCTACGTGCCTGGCTACCCATATGGCTATGAGATCTGCTGTGAGAATTTGAAGGATCTTAGGCTAGCTCATATAATAACTGAGCCAGAAATTGGACTTCGTTTTCTCCTTGGGAAGTGCAAAGCACTGGAGACACTTTGCCTGGAATATGTTATCGGTCTAGATGAGAGTGAGATGATTGCACTATTCCAGAGATGCAGCAACCTTAAAAGCATCTCACTTTGGCTCATGCCTTTGCACTGTCATTCTGTGAACCATGGTTTCCAGTTTAGGACACCACTGACCAATGGCAGCCTCGAGGCTCTAGCTCTGAGCTGCCCTATGCTTGAGGTTGTTGAGCTCACTTTCACATTTTGCGACCCCGATTGGCCAACAGAAATAGGCTTCACACAAAAGGGTATTTTGACCCTGATGCAATCTTGTCCAATCCGCTCTCTTGTGCTAAACGGTGCAAGCATTTTTTATAACTCGGGGATGAAGGGGCTCTCATCCTGCCAGTTTCTGCAGACACTCGAGATTGTGGATTGCATGTCTTTAACGGATGCTGGGTTGGATTTCGTTATCCAGGCTCCTCGCTTGAGTAATCTCACACTCCGCAAATGTAATAATGTGACAGATAATGGAATAGCTGCGCTGGCATGTTCAGGTAAGCTGGAGTCACTGACCGTCATAGGGTGCCGTCAGATATCTCAGGAAGGCGTACATGGTGCTGCCAAATCAGTTCGCTACTCCGCAGATACTGAAAGCCATGACAGTCTGAAGGGAATGAAGGTTCAGTGTCCTGGAGATTAG